One Leptospiraceae bacterium genomic window, TCCATTATATTTCCTATCGACTCCCACGAGAAACTGGAAAGTCGTATTCTCCACAACCGGAAAGGTTACGGGGACGGGATTATAATAATCAGCCGGTGGTTTTTTATTTGTAGTATCCTGGTAATAGTCACCGAAATGTGGATTCATAATGTCCAAGGAAAGATTGGGTGTATGCGTGGGATAAGCGTCAAAGAATGTAAGAATTCCCTTATGCTCTTTCAATTGACTTTCTTTGGGTGAACCAAAGAGAAGGCAGAAACCTTTATCCTTAAAAGCCTTTTTCTCATCACAATTAAAAAACTCTTCAATGATATAACTTCTTAATGTACCCTTGATAGCCGAGCCGGGAATGTAAGGAAAGCCATATACAGGATGAAGAGTAACCGATGTTTCTAATACCGAATGGTCTCCGAGTCCAATAGCCAGTTTCCAGGAAGTCGTAAGAAGGATACGAAAAATGTTTTCTTTCTGAAATATAGTTTCCGCATTTTCATATTGTCTTTTATTGAATTTTGTAAAGTCAAATGAATCCTTCTTTCCTCTTAGATAAGGAAATTTATCCGTTCCCTTGAGTTTAAAAAACTCATTTCTATTAAAGTTGAAATCTCTTAAACGATGAAACCAGAGATAGGTGTTTTCTATAGAATAGTTTGACTCTTTTAATACTCGAACCGTATCTCTGGGTAGAAGATAAGGAGAGGAATTATCTTTATCTACAGGTTTTGTATATTCCGGTGTTTTACCAAAATGCTCCCCTATACTTTCCAAACCCTGTGTTTGTTTTGGTTGTCTATCCTTCGGCATGATCTTTCTCTTGCTTATCTTCTTTGCCTTTGATTAAGCCTTCCGAGAATCTCTTCATCCAACTAAAAAGAGCCAATAGCTCATGGGTAATCGCTCTGTATTCGGGAGTGTCTAATTGAATGATTTGTTTTAAGAGTTCCTGCTCTGTATCAAATGGATAGATACATTTTTTCTCATTATATAAGTATTCACTTACCTGTTTATATAATATACCATAAGCTTTTTCTTTTTTAGCTTTAATAAAACCGATTGTATTTCCCAAACCATTTATTTTAAGCATCATGGGGATTTTTTTACAGTAGGATTTATATTTATCCGCATCTTCTTTCAAATCCCTTTTTGCATCTTCCACACAACGATAGGCATAATCCGCCCGTCCCTGCTCAATTCCTTTCAGACCCTTTTTTTTATCATCTTCACTTATCATTTTTAGCTCCCAAAAATTTGGTTCTGAGTAAACCTTTGCCGGTTGTTGCATTTCCTCCTAATTGAAAAACTGAAGATAAGCCGGTTTGAAAAAACGTTAAAACTTCCTGTGCTTGCTTTTCTTTGCTGTCTTTCTGGAAAATACCTTTTTCCTCATTGAAGATAGGGGAAGCCATTACGAGGGAATACAAAATACTTTCCTGCGGTAGGTATTCTTCTGTGAATAATTGACCATCTTGAACCGTCCCCGTCTCGTTATTGATTTTGGTTCGGGTGATAACTTCTGTTGAGTGGGTGACAAAATCCCGAAAGTCCTCATCACTTAAGACCACAATATCCGTTTTGAGTTTTTCATCCTGTATAACGTTATTGTAAATCCATTCTGCAAACTTTGCAGCATTTTCATCCTCAGTAAAATCAAAGGTAAATTCTTCTAATATAACTTTCTTTTGTTTATCACAAATAAAGAGAAGTGGAGACTTGTCAGGTACGGTTTCTTTTTTGGGAAGTTCAGGGATGTCTTTAAGTCCTGTCATCTCCATTTCTTCTTTAAAACGTTTCAGCACGCGAGGACAGGTAATATAAGCAAAAACATTTTTCATAGACTTTACCGGAAAGAAAAGGAGGCGAGCATCCGTAAAGCCGAGGGCACCTTCATAATTATTTTCTTCATCTTCCGGACCGAATAAATGAAAGATTACCTGGTTGTATATAATAGCAGATATCTCTTTCTTAGCTTCTTTGAGTCGGAATTTTTTTTGCGATTCAACTTCTTTTCCATCTTTTTTTGATTTCATCATCCAGGGATCATTTAAGTTTGGATATTTTTTTAATAAGTTATCATCTTTTAGTACATAACTATCTTTCTCAATATCACATTTACTTTCAAAACTTTCCCGTAATGCTCCCTTTAAACTGGAAGCTTCCACTTTGGGAAAGTTTGTGTGTTTTTCTCTTTGTATGGGTAAATCAATTACTCCCAGTTCATCACCGCTACCGGCATGAAGGGGAGTCTCGCAGATTAAAAATAAGGGCTTTGCTTCTTTAAACATTTTATTCCTCTTATAAAAATTCTTTGGCAAATACTTTTTGAATCTCTAATATATCCTGAAAAAGTTTTGGAACACAGAAATGGCGGTTTCTGGAGAAGGGTTAGGGAAGATCACAGAATATTCTCCCAGTTGGATTCTTTAATTGAATTTTGTAGCAAGTCTGTGTAATTTACTTTGAGAGACTTTTTAACTAAATCTACATAATAAGCTTTTACTTTAAGCTTCACTTTCCCATCGTATTTCCTGTTTATCCTTGAATTAAAGTTGTCAATTACTTCCCTTACTTTCTCATCCATAGAAATCAGAATCGATTGATCTTTTCCATACCTTGTTCTATGAATGATAAGTAAAAACTCTTCCGGATATTGTCCCTTATTTTTATGGTAGGCTTCTATTCTGGCAAAGATCTTAAAACAATAATCTTTTTGTTTATCGCTTAGATTATACGAAAAACCAACAACTTCTTTAAACGACTTTACTTCACATAATACAGGTTTCCCTTTCTGGTTTTCTAAAAAAAGATCAATATCTCCAACACTTCTATCATTCTTAGAGTTTGTGAATTCTATCTTTTCGTATTCTAATTCATTCGGGTCGTATTCATCACTTAACTTATAATATTCATTAAAGCTTAGTTTACTCTTAGTTCTATACCCCGTCTTTTTAACATCTTCTTCGTTAAAGTAGCGGTATAAAATATATTCTAAGAACAAACCCAGATTCCCTTTATTTATCTCTGACCTTTCTTCTATATATCTGGACAATAGTTGTCCTATAATTGAAACCTGATATTTCTTTTCAGGATCTGTTTCGTTTTTGTTTTCTACAATCAACTGAAGTTCAACTAGTTCCTTCATTAATTCAGAATTCGTCACATACTCTTTTAAACCTTCTTTACTGATATAGGAAGAAAAAGCTTCTACAACATCCCAATTAAAACTGATAGGCAGCTTTCCGGGGATAGTAATTAACGCATCACTGTCTTCATAAATATATTTTAAATCCCAATTTTCTATCTGTCCGATGATCGTCATAATAGGGTTTAAAGCCTTATAACCACCTGTAGTATTCAGTATAAATTTATCCTGTGTTTCTCCATTCGGAAAATAGCTGTATTTAATTTCCTCAATTCGATTAATTAAACCTAAAAACCCTTTTTCATTAAAAGTATTAAAATCATCTACCTGCAGACCTCCTATCACATCTTTTTGAGAATCAAATTGGATACTCACATTTTCTAATTTCTCCTGAATAATCTCTGCTGCTAAGCGGGAAAGGATAGTTTCTGTGACTATGAGATAAACTTTTTCAATTTTTATTTCGTCCTTTATCTTTAAAATACTTTTTATTTCAGCAGAACAATCATGAATGTCTTCTTTTTTCTCATTCATCCATTCTATAATATATTCTTTTAAATTATTAATATTCTCTTTTTCGTCATCCCAATCTTTGTAATCTGTATTATCTTTTAGATATTCTATTTCAGCCGGAACATCATATTCATTATCCATTCTGTATTTTGCAAAATTCTCAAAAAGAGAAGTTCCTACTGTAGTGATTAGTATTTTATTTGCCATTCTTAACCTCTCCTATATCTGCTAGAAAACTCATTCCATATCCCTGCAATTGATCTTCCTCAGAACATAGATTTGCTTTTCCGTGATAGGTTTCAATCAATTCCTGTTTCCTCTCTTCTGAAAACTGATTGCTTTCAAAGAAAAAGACCGAACCTGCCGGATACGCTTTTCTTAACGGTTTTGGTTTTTTATCGCGAATATCAAAACCACCTATGTACTGGACTTTATTTATAATTTTGCAAATTGCTTTATCTAAAAATTCTTCATTCCTAATAAATGTAGGAGTGAGTAAGACTAATTTAAAATACTGCTTATTTAACCTGGGTTTTGTCTCGTTCCAATAAAAAGGTAAACTCTCTATAGTTTTATAAAAAGCAAGCTTTGCTTCTCCTCCCAGCTTTAGATATCCGGAAGAATCCGGTAAGTTAAGCCCTGAAATTGCTACAATTAAAGACAGATCGGATTCTTTATTCTCTCCTTCCCATCGTATAAAATCCGTCCTGTATAATTTTCCTTCTTCCGAACTCCGACTTATATTATCTCTACCTATTCCTATTTTTGCTTCATTCATTGTTATAGAATCAAAAGGAACAATACCAGAAACTTTAGATTCATTCTTTATGCTTCCAAGAATATATTTCTTTAAGTTTAATTCGAAAAAGGCATTTTCTATAACTTCGCTAATGTCCTTTTGATCACCCGGTGTTATGTATTTCTTACCTTTCAATGCTTCACTTTTAAAATCTGAGAGTGAATTTAAAATATAATTATCAATTTTGTTATTTTTTTTTATCTTACAAATATCTGCCGGTAAGGGAATTAAAAAACCTGCTTTATTTCCTTTTTTATAATAGATAGATTCTATTTTCAATTTTTCTGTTTTTTTTCTTATCTCAGCTAGTGATATATTTCCTTCATTAAAAAAACTGGCTCTTATAGCACCATAAATCACAGAAGGATTTGGTGGAAACATCTCCTGTGCTGTTGTTTCATCCCCCATAGTAAAAGGAGCAGAGTTTCTAAAAAATACCGGGTCTAATGGTTTAATTTCTAAACATTGCATTAGCTTATTTTCCTTATCATGAAATCGATAATATTTAGAGTTATTAAGTAATGCTTCAGACTGGATGTTCTAGTTGATAGAAGCATATTCAGAAAACTATACATTTCTTCTATATTCTTTTCTTTCTTTTCTTTATTTTCTCTATTACCCAGATAGGCACGTTTTAACAATCTTTTCAGTTCAGCTCGAACATGTTCCTGATTGAAATATTTCCCATTTTTCTCATATAGAAGCGAAAACTCCCGGCTTAGCACTTTAACAAAATTTGAAGAGAATTGTTTATCATAAAAATGTTTATAAATCTTTTGAATAGGCTTTAAAACATTTTTCTTCTCCCCCCATTTCCAGACCGCTTCCTGTCTCTCCCCGGAGTGTTTCAACACCGATATGGCAAAAGCATTTTTTCCATCTACTGATTTGGCTCTTTTCTCTGCTTTTCGTACCTGTCCGAGAACTACAGAGAGAGGGATTTTATAGTGTGCAATTACAATTCCTGCTGAAAAGGTCAGCTCTTTTTTTAAAGAATAGATTTTTTTGATCTTTTGAAATACCATTAATTTAAACTTGATTCTTAAATTTCGCATAACCTCAAACAGGTGAACTAAGTTAATAAAGCCCAAAAAATCCTCACCACCAGCATAGACTGTTCTGCCCCTGTTTTCGGAATCCAAATAATTTTTTGCATAGCTTGCAAACTCACCCAGACATTGAGACACATACTTATGAAACTCCTGAAACTCTTCACCTTCCGGTTTTTCTTCTAAGGTCTCTCCCGATAGAAAGGCGCCCATACTATCACCATCAAAAAGAATCATGGCATAGTATTTATGAAGCTGTTTAAAACCTGTATTTTCCTTGATACACTTTTCAAGATCTTTTCTTTCATTCTGAAGAGAGGAAAGCTTTTCGAGGAAATTAGAATATCCATTTTTTCTAAAATACTCTTCTGTTAGATTTTCTTCATATAATAATTGATGATTTTCTATTGATTCATCAAATTTTTTGAAGTAATTATTTATTTTACAAAGGGTGCCTACATTTGTATTATTTATTTGCTCCATCAAAGCAATTCCGGCAGTAGAAGAAAAGTGCTCGTTGTTATACATCCTCTTATAATAGCTGACAGCCGAAAGCCCTTCACCGGGTTGAAGTTTTTTAGAACTGTTTTCATAGGCAAATATCTCTACACTATCTTTTTCTTGGAATAACTTATTGTTATAAAGCTTTCTTTCATCATTCTCTGTCTCTGTTTTTCTATAAAACTTTACATTATACTTTCCATCGAGAGCACATTTTCTTCCTGTCTCTGAAAAGTATGAAACTTCACGTTGCATTTTCATAGCAGAGTGTTCTCTCTCTATAGTCCAGAACAATTCATGGTAATTCTCTTTGGAATATTCAAGGAGATTCCAGTTAATTTGAAAGTGATCTTTAAATTGTTTGATACTATCCTCTGTAAGCTGTTCTCCAAGTGTTTTGTTAGCTTTGCCTATCAGTAGTGTTTCTGTAATATAGTTTTTTAGCTGTATTCCATATTCCATAGGATTATCTGTTTGCACAATTGCTAATAAACGGTTGGGTTTAGATGATAAACTCTGTTCAGGAAAGATTATCAGGTCTTTATTAATAAAATCAGAATTCTTATTTACACCATCTATCAAATCTGATAAAATCTGGCTTCCGTTAAATAGATCTACAGTTTTTCTGGAAGCTTCGATAAAACTTTGGACGGGTGAAATCGATAATAATAACAGGTATTCTTTCATTAAACTTCTTCTAAAAACTCTTTCTCTTTCTTATTCAGAGCCTTTTCTATAAATTCATTACAAACTAAATGAAAATTATGATTGGCTCTCTGGTGGTCCGGCATATCTTTAATATTTTTCCCTCTGGCATTCATTACAAATAAGTTCTTATTACTTAATTCTACACTTTTATCTACAAAATAAGAGGGTAAAAACAGCATATAACCTGCAAACTGATTCCCTTCTTTTCTAATATTCATGAAAAAAGGTTTGGCGTGTCTATCCAATACTCTTTCATAGGGTTTTGCCTGCTGTAAGGGAGAAGCAATATAAACGCGCTTCTGAAACTTCCACTTTGTGCCTTCTGTTTGAAGTCTTGCTTTGCGATAGACCTCAGCTATTTCTTTAAATGCCTCTTCCCATTTATCATATAATTTCCTTGTCTTGAAAAGCCTGGCATTTGCGGAGAAGTGAGAATACTTTCCTTCTTCTCCTTTTCTGAGAGCAGAAATTCCCACGTAGTCCACTTCTTTAGCATCTATTCTATTTATCTTAAAAGAACCCAGTGCATTTCGGCTTCTCTGTCCGATGCCTCCGAAAGTAGAGAATAAGCGCATACAATATATCAATTCTTTTCTGACAGTATCAACTTCCAGTTTCTGGTGCTTGATTCTACCTTCTGAAAGAGTCAGTAGAATAGAAAAATTACTTCCTACAGAATAATACTCATGAAAACCTTTGTGAAAGTCATAAGTTCCATAGGCCATGTATTTTAAGAGATCGGTCTTCTTTGTTTTATAATCATCGTAGTAATCCGGATGCCATTCGGGTTTTAAAACAGGAAGATGGTTTTTTGATAGAACCTGAAGCCCCTTATCCTGGACTTCAACAGTGAAACAACTCTTTGCAGGCTCATAATCAACTCGCCTGCCATCTTCTCTATAGGAAAGCTTCTCTGTCCCCCCGAATAGCTTCGCTTCTTCGGTTTTAAGCTTATCAAGAGGCCAGTCCCCGTGCATGGCTCTCCACCAGAACCTGAGTCCTCCCTTTATCGCGGGTGGCCGTAGTTCTACTTCCTGCGGATTCGCACCGCCGCAGAACATAGGGGTAATCACTTCACAGTCGAAAGTAATGGTTTTTTGCACGTAAGTCTCTCCCTCAAAGCAAAACTATTCATTTCTTTCTTTTTGTAAACATATATTTCATATTTTGGCTGTTTTCTCCTTTCATTGGATTATTTAAAAGATAGAAATGCAATATACAGGGAAGTTCTTTTTAGATTGAGCTAAAAAAAAGACCGGATTGTCTCCGGGTCGTGACTACAATCCCCCGTACCCCCACGTTAAAACGTGGGCTTAAGAGAAAGCTTCTTCTAATACATGAGATATGGTAGCAAACGTAAGGAACGGTCGTGACCGTTCCATTTCCGGGCTAATAACCCGATGACGTGGCTCAAACCCACGCCCTCGGGAAAGGCTCTATTATCCGAATCCTCTTGTAATATAAGAATGACCTTAATAAAAAGTCTTCCCTTCTTTGTAGAAAAGCTTTTCTTATCGGGCTATACTTCGACTCGCCGTTGGCTCGCTCACAGACTGTGTGAAAAGTGAGCAAAAAAAAACCTGTAGATATTGACGAACTCGGTTCTTACTAAAAAAACTAAAAACCAATCATTCCAAATTGGTTTTTAGTAAATAAATTTACTATAAGTCATAAAAGAGAGAAAATTCATTGCTATCCATCAAATAAAAATCTATTATTCCTACTATTTTGCATTTACAGCATCTATAAAAGCCCTTATTCCCAGAATATTTATGACTCTTTTAAAATTATAAGCAAAACATATGAAACTAAATTCGGCCTGAACGCTTCTAATTCCTTTTTGTATAAAGTAAGTGAACCCCAAATTTCTCTTTATAGTGCCAAATGGGTGTTCCACAATCTCCTTACGTTTACGAATTAGCTTTTTATTTTCCTCGTTCCCCATCTCTTTTTTAAAATCATCCATTGTCTCTCGGTTTATCGAGACCCGAATAGTTCGTCCAGTTTTACTATTGGTACATTTTGCTCTATGAAAACAATCTTTACATTCCTTACATTTATACTCATTTACATAAATCCCGTATGACGTCTGTCTTGGATTTTCATTTTGTCTATTTAATTCTTTTCCTGCCGGACATACGTATATATCCCGCTCTTTATCATAAACAAAATCCTGGATTTCATATCCTTTTGCAGGAAGTTTATCAGGATTACTTTTACATTCACGCTTATTATTACTATCCAGTGCAGATTTGGTATCTGGTACTATAATATTTATCCCCGATTTATCTTTATTATTCATTATTTCTTTTTCACTAAAATATCCGGAATCCATTACTGCATTTGTCTCATTTTCTATTTTAAGTTCTTCTTTTATCGACTGGACTTTTTCAATCATAGGAGTCATTTGTTCCAGGTCATTTGACTTTTGCGATACATCATTTGCAATAATCAACTTATTTGTATTATCCACTGCAGTTTGGGCATTATATCCAGGACGAATTTTTCCTTTGTCACTTTGAAATCTTGAATCTGTGTCGTTAGCAAAATAGACCTGTAGTTCCGGGTCGTTTTCAAATAATTCCCGAATCCCTTTCACTTTATCATTGTATTTCGTTAGTCTTTTTAGTTTATTTAATACATCCCTGGCTTCATCTCCATCTTTAAGATTTAGTTCATTTGCTTCGGAAATATCATTCAATTCTAATTCCTCCAAATATTCCTGTATTTTGGATTTTATATTTTGCTCGATATTTTCAATACGCTCTCTTTTAAATACATTATTTTGTCCGTTCTGTGCTCTTAGCTTCGTTCCATCAATTCCAACTATTGAAAGAGTTAGTAGATTCATTTTCTTGCAAAAGAATAAAAACTCTTTGAAGATATTTTTTATTCCATCTTTATTATTTTTTCGAAAATCAGCTATTGTCTTAAAATCCGGGGCGAGATTCTTTGTTAACCACCTAAGTTCCTGGTTTCTATTACATTCCTTCTCTAATTTTCTGCTACTTCGGATTCGTTCTATATATCCGTATAAATATATTTTTAGTAAATCATGTGGATTATATGGTGGTTTACCTGTTTCTAACTTTGGAATTTTAAAACCCAATTTTTTAAGATCGAGATTATCAACATAGGCATCAATAACCCTTACCGGACTATCTTCTTTTATGACGTTATCCAAACATTCACTGTATAATACTATCTGTTCTCGAGAAGTTCCTTGTATATAATTCATAGCTGCACCTATAACTCTTTATCGTTATAAGGAAATTTTCTATATACATTACATTCCTGACAAACAAAAAATATTCAATAACGAGACTTTTCACACAGTCTGTCA contains:
- the cmr1 gene encoding type III-B CRISPR module RAMP protein Cmr1, which encodes MQKTITFDCEVITPMFCGGANPQEVELRPPAIKGGLRFWWRAMHGDWPLDKLKTEEAKLFGGTEKLSYREDGRRVDYEPAKSCFTVEVQDKGLQVLSKNHLPVLKPEWHPDYYDDYKTKKTDLLKYMAYGTYDFHKGFHEYYSVGSNFSILLTLSEGRIKHQKLEVDTVRKELIYCMRLFSTFGGIGQRSRNALGSFKINRIDAKEVDYVGISALRKGEEGKYSHFSANARLFKTRKLYDKWEEAFKEIAEVYRKARLQTEGTKWKFQKRVYIASPLQQAKPYERVLDRHAKPFFMNIRKEGNQFAGYMLFLPSYFVDKSVELSNKNLFVMNARGKNIKDMPDHQRANHNFHLVCNEFIEKALNKKEKEFLEEV
- a CDS encoding IS1182 family transposase: MNYIQGTSREQIVLYSECLDNVIKEDSPVRVIDAYVDNLDLKKLGFKIPKLETGKPPYNPHDLLKIYLYGYIERIRSSRKLEKECNRNQELRWLTKNLAPDFKTIADFRKNNKDGIKNIFKEFLFFCKKMNLLTLSIVGIDGTKLRAQNGQNNVFKRERIENIEQNIKSKIQEYLEELELNDISEANELNLKDGDEARDVLNKLKRLTKYNDKVKGIRELFENDPELQVYFANDTDSRFQSDKGKIRPGYNAQTAVDNTNKLIIANDVSQKSNDLEQMTPMIEKVQSIKEELKIENETNAVMDSGYFSEKEIMNNKDKSGINIIVPDTKSALDSNNKRECKSNPDKLPAKGYEIQDFVYDKERDIYVCPAGKELNRQNENPRQTSYGIYVNEYKCKECKDCFHRAKCTNSKTGRTIRVSINRETMDDFKKEMGNEENKKLIRKRKEIVEHPFGTIKRNLGFTYFIQKGIRSVQAEFSFICFAYNFKRVINILGIRAFIDAVNAK
- a CDS encoding putative CRISPR-associated protein, which gives rise to MANKILITTVGTSLFENFAKYRMDNEYDVPAEIEYLKDNTDYKDWDDEKENINNLKEYIIEWMNEKKEDIHDCSAEIKSILKIKDEIKIEKVYLIVTETILSRLAAEIIQEKLENVSIQFDSQKDVIGGLQVDDFNTFNEKGFLGLINRIEEIKYSYFPNGETQDKFILNTTGGYKALNPIMTIIGQIENWDLKYIYEDSDALITIPGKLPISFNWDVVEAFSSYISKEGLKEYVTNSELMKELVELQLIVENKNETDPEKKYQVSIIGQLLSRYIEERSEINKGNLGLFLEYILYRYFNEEDVKKTGYRTKSKLSFNEYYKLSDEYDPNELEYEKIEFTNSKNDRSVGDIDLFLENQKGKPVLCEVKSFKEVVGFSYNLSDKQKDYCFKIFARIEAYHKNKGQYPEEFLLIIHRTRYGKDQSILISMDEKVREVIDNFNSRINRKYDGKVKLKVKAYYVDLVKKSLKVNYTDLLQNSIKESNWENIL
- the cmr3 gene encoding type III-B CRISPR module-associated protein Cmr3; this translates as MQCLEIKPLDPVFFRNSAPFTMGDETTAQEMFPPNPSVIYGAIRASFFNEGNISLAEIRKKTEKLKIESIYYKKGNKAGFLIPLPADICKIKKNNKIDNYILNSLSDFKSEALKGKKYITPGDQKDISEVIENAFFELNLKKYILGSIKNESKVSGIVPFDSITMNEAKIGIGRDNISRSSEEGKLYRTDFIRWEGENKESDLSLIVAISGLNLPDSSGYLKLGGEAKLAFYKTIESLPFYWNETKPRLNKQYFKLVLLTPTFIRNEEFLDKAICKIINKVQYIGGFDIRDKKPKPLRKAYPAGSVFFFESNQFSEERKQELIETYHGKANLCSEEDQLQGYGMSFLADIGEVKNGK
- the cmr4 gene encoding type III-B CRISPR module RAMP protein Cmr4; the encoded protein is MFKEAKPLFLICETPLHAGSGDELGVIDLPIQREKHTNFPKVEASSLKGALRESFESKCDIEKDSYVLKDDNLLKKYPNLNDPWMMKSKKDGKEVESQKKFRLKEAKKEISAIIYNQVIFHLFGPEDEENNYEGALGFTDARLLFFPVKSMKNVFAYITCPRVLKRFKEEMEMTGLKDIPELPKKETVPDKSPLLFICDKQKKVILEEFTFDFTEDENAAKFAEWIYNNVIQDEKLKTDIVVLSDEDFRDFVTHSTEVITRTKINNETGTVQDGQLFTEEYLPQESILYSLVMASPIFNEEKGIFQKDSKEKQAQEVLTFFQTGLSSVFQLGGNATTGKGLLRTKFLGAKNDK
- the cmr5 gene encoding type III-B CRISPR module-associated protein Cmr5, which translates into the protein MISEDDKKKGLKGIEQGRADYAYRCVEDAKRDLKEDADKYKSYCKKIPMMLKINGLGNTIGFIKAKKEKAYGILYKQVSEYLYNEKKCIYPFDTEQELLKQIIQLDTPEYRAITHELLALFSWMKRFSEGLIKGKEDKQEKDHAEG
- the cas10 gene encoding type III-B CRISPR-associated protein Cas10/Cmr2, which encodes MKEYLLLLSISPVQSFIEASRKTVDLFNGSQILSDLIDGVNKNSDFINKDLIIFPEQSLSSKPNRLLAIVQTDNPMEYGIQLKNYITETLLIGKANKTLGEQLTEDSIKQFKDHFQINWNLLEYSKENYHELFWTIEREHSAMKMQREVSYFSETGRKCALDGKYNVKFYRKTETENDERKLYNNKLFQEKDSVEIFAYENSSKKLQPGEGLSAVSYYKRMYNNEHFSSTAGIALMEQINNTNVGTLCKINNYFKKFDESIENHQLLYEENLTEEYFRKNGYSNFLEKLSSLQNERKDLEKCIKENTGFKQLHKYYAMILFDGDSMGAFLSGETLEEKPEGEEFQEFHKYVSQCLGEFASYAKNYLDSENRGRTVYAGGEDFLGFINLVHLFEVMRNLRIKFKLMVFQKIKKIYSLKKELTFSAGIVIAHYKIPLSVVLGQVRKAEKRAKSVDGKNAFAISVLKHSGERQEAVWKWGEKKNVLKPIQKIYKHFYDKQFSSNFVKVLSREFSLLYEKNGKYFNQEHVRAELKRLLKRAYLGNRENKEKKEKNIEEMYSFLNMLLSTRTSSLKHYLITLNIIDFMIRKIS